AGTTGGTTCGGCACCCATTGCCGAATGTGTGCCATATCTGGACGGCACTGCAACCTGGGGGCCGGTGAAGTGGGCCGATGTCAAGCTGGGAGGCGAAACCGCAAGCAACATCCCTATTCAGATTATCGACCCGACCTACTCTGCAGCCTCTATCCCCGGCGTCTGCAACCCATTGAACGTGATTTTGAATGCAGACCCAAAGGAAGCTGGATATAACGGGATACTAGGTGTCGGTCTCTTTGCTGAAGACTGCGGAACGGGATGCGCATCAAGCGATAACAACGGCAACGTCGACGTTCCGTACTTCACCTGCAACGGTTCGAACTGCACGGGAATTGCCGTTCCCGTCGAGAGACAGGTGCAAAACCCCGTTGCCAAACTCGGCACGGATTACAACAACGGGGTCATAGTACAAATGAACTATATTCCTCTGGGAGGAGCCAGAACCGCCAGCGGCAAGTTGATTCTCGGCATAGGCACGCAGCCGAACAATACCCTCTCAGGAGTCACAACCTATCCCACAAACCATGTCGGTGATTTCATAACTGAGTTCAAGGGCAGCATCTACACCAGTTTCATAGATAGCGGCTCCAACGGAATTTTTTATGACGACCCGATAGACAAAGTGCCTCTGAGTTCCAACCTGGATTGGTACAGTCCCCTGTTCCGACTGGATCTGACAGCCGTCAACTACGGCGACGGATTTGCACCAAGCGGCAGTGTAAATTTCAGCATAGGCAACGCAGACAAACTGTTCAGTACCGCTAATAGTGCATTCCGCGAAGTCGGCGGGCCATCCTTCGGAGGCTACTTCGACTGGGGCCTCCCCTTCTTCTATGACCGCTCCATTGCCGTGGGCATCTACGGAACCAGGTCCAATCTGGGCATCGGCCCCTATTGGGCTTACTGAGTGCACGAAAATCAAAACGCCTTCGAACTCTGGCGCCAGGACGACAACGGCAACCGGTTCATGATCGGCACCTTTGCCTGCCGCGCCGCCGCTGAAAGCCGGCTGGCGGAACTGACCCGCGCCCGGCACAAGCAAACCTACTGGATTACTGAAGGCAAGGACAACAAACCACTGGAGACCCAATGCAGGTAAACGACGACAACCACTGCTTCATTTGCGGCGATCACAATCCCATCGGCCTTCACGCCGTTTTCACGACCGACCCGGAGAAAGGCCGGGCCGAGACCCGCGTCCGGATTCCGGAGCATTTTCAGGGATGGCAGGGGATAGTCCACGGGGGCATCCTCTCGGCCCTGCTGGACGAAATATGCGCCCAGGCCTGCATGGCCCGCGGGCTCCAGGTGGTGACCAGCGAAATGCGCCTGCGCTACCGCAAACCGGTCCCAACCGGTACCGAGATAACGGTAATCGGCGAGATAGTCCGCGACCGGCGCCGGCTCATTGACGTGCGGGGGATAATTGAGCTGGAAGGCGAGACAATGACCGAGGCCGACGTCATTATGTTCAGGACGGCGGGATAAAGGCGTGCAGGCGCAAGTCCCTCACTCGCCATAACGGACTTCAACTGCCTGCAGATAGGCCTCAAGGGCATCAATCTGCTTCACTATATCGTCGGGATTACCGTTGCTGGCGGCAATCTCCATATCCCGGCCAATCTCCGATATCATCGAGAATCCATAGCTGCCGCCCGACCCTTTCATGCCGTGGGCGATTGTGTGCACCATCCCGAACTCTCCATTGACCGCAAGATTTTTGATGTATTGGCATTCAACCTTCCGGTCCTCCAGGTAACCGGGTATGAGGTCTTCAAGGTCAGCGTCGCAGACTACCGTTATTTTCCCTGCCGAGCTCCCCGCATCCATTATTGATTCGTCCTTCGTATCGCCCGGAGTCTCACTGCCCTGATACCGGCCATATTCCGCCACAACCTCCAGGAGCTTTTTCTTCTTGATCGGCTTGGTCAGGTGAACCGTGCAGCCGGCATCAAGGCTTCTCAACCGATCCTCTTTGAGGGCGTTGGCGGTCAGCGCTATCACCGGCAACGGATCGAGGCCGGTTTCCGCCTCCCATTCACGAATGAGGCGTGTCGCGGTATAGCCATCCATGACCGGCATCTCCATATCCATGAAAACCAGGTCAAATCCGCCCCCCTTGATCTTTTCGAGAGCTTTTTCGCCATTCTCGACACACTCAACCGTATGCTCGGTGCGACGGAAATAGGCGGTCAGGACGGTACGATTCGCCTGGTTGTCGTCAACGATCAGAATGGAAAGCGGTCTGCCATGCATATCTCCCGTGGGGGGGGTATGCTTAAGTTCTCCCGCTGCCTCGCTCGAAATGGCGAACTGAACCGTGAAGTGGAAACAGCTCCCCTTCCCGGGGGTGCTTTCCACTCCGATCTCCCCACCCATCATCCCCACCAGATGCCGGGAGATGGCCAGCCCGAGCCCTGTCCCGCCATAGCGCCGGGTCGTCGACGAATCGGCCTGGCTGAAATTATCGAAGATGGTGCCGAACTTTTCCGGTGCGATGCCGATGCCGGTATCGGTCACGGTAAATTCGATCAGCACGTCGGCATCAGAGCGCCGGACCGGCTCCACCTCAAGGGAAACGCTTCCTCCGCTATCGGTGAACTTCACCGCATTCCCCACCAGGTTGATCAGCACCTGACGCAACCGCAGGGAGTCGCCCATGAGCCAATCCGGAATTTCGGAGCTTACAACGGAGGAAAACGCTACCCCCTTCATGGACGCTTTCAACGAGATAATGTCTGTCAGCTGCCTTACGGCCTCTCGCAGATTAAAGGGGGTGGAATCCAGCCGCAGCATGCCGGCTTCGATCTTGGACAGGTCGAGGATGTCGTCGATCAGCCCCTGCAAAGTCTCGCCCGCCGAATGGATAACCGAGAGATACCCCGACTGTTCGGCATCAAGACTGGTCTCCGCCAGGAGGTCGCTCATGCCGATAACTGCGTTGAGGGGAGTGCGGATCTCATGGCTCATGCTGGCCAGAAACTCGCTCTTGGCCCTGTTAGCCTGTTCGGCCCGATCTCTGGCGACTTTCTCAAGTTGCGCGATGTTGGAAAGCTCTTCCTGGAGCAGCTTCTGCTTTTGGATTTCCTCCCGAACCCCCACGAAATGGGTAATGACCCCATTTTCATCGAGGATGGGCGAAATGGAGGCCATTACCCACACGAGGCTGCCGTCTTTGCGGCGGTTGTGAAACTCCCCGTACCACTCGCGCCCTGAAAGGATGGTTTCCCACAGGTTTTTGTAGAACTCCGGCGGGTGGGTCGGGCCTTTCATGATGCGCGGGTTCTGGCCTTGCAGCTCTTCGAGGGTATAGCCGGTCATCTGGCAGGTTTTCGGGTTGACGTACTCTATCTGCCCGTCCCGGTCGGTGATGATGATGGATACCGGACTGTGCTCCACTGCGGCCGAAAGCATCCGGAGGGAGGCATTTATCCGTTTCTGTTCGGAGATGTCCCGGAGCAACCCCACGGCATTCCAGGTACCGTTGAGGAAAACCGCGGACAACGACAGGGCAATGGTGATCTCCTGGCCATCCTTGCGGCGGGCGAAGAGCTCAAGGGTTTTACCCACGGCATTGCCGCAGCC
The nucleotide sequence above comes from Geobacter benzoatilyticus. Encoded proteins:
- a CDS encoding hybrid sensor histidine kinase/response regulator, giving the protein MNNRKLIAGILLGIAGFLVNWFKLPLFFNVDFLFGSALSMFALLRFGPATGLLAAVIAAGCTWVQWHHPWAIIIFGCEALFAGWLRSRKRMDLMITDIIYWFSGGLLLVWLFFHHVMGFSAGATLLIALKQGMNGIINTLIAEALFLLSWRLTGDSELPSLRKWLGVILQGVVLVPAFVFSFLDTNWHFRQQMTRLKQNTARMAEVGNLTISSWLEEEQHKIHTLVNLVGDPDRTPPQKIQQILEKYHDAHGHDTYRLGVMGSNHITRAFSPPVDENGISTIGVSLGDRPYIADLKDLSRPVAFDTFMGKIGVPGPRLIILAPNRAGAQYRGAVFSVVPLEHPAALLKGIVGERDVKLTLLDRQRRVIASTDSGKKFLEQFDLPKGGRLLPVGDNVSQWVPDPKLGVSVMKRWNRSFYQTEVALEPQSGFHLVVESPLAPTLCEISNRTSIMLGVLTTLTLLTVGLSRYFSRRLLVPIAMLGKVSGQLPTRIAQGEQISWRPAEVREEQELQDNFRQMETALQKSFSELTAVNEELERRVAERTAELQIAKEASENSESQLRSITNSAHDAILMMDHQGHISYWNPAAAQILGYSTEEALGRNLHALLCPERYLADYRAAFAEFKWTGCGNAVGKTLELFARRKDGQEITIALSLSAVFLNGTWNAVGLLRDISEQKRINASLRMLSAAVEHSPVSIIITDRDGQIEYVNPKTCQMTGYTLEELQGQNPRIMKGPTHPPEFYKNLWETILSGREWYGEFHNRRKDGSLVWVMASISPILDENGVITHFVGVREEIQKQKLLQEELSNIAQLEKVARDRAEQANRAKSEFLASMSHEIRTPLNAVIGMSDLLAETSLDAEQSGYLSVIHSAGETLQGLIDDILDLSKIEAGMLRLDSTPFNLREAVRQLTDIISLKASMKGVAFSSVVSSEIPDWLMGDSLRLRQVLINLVGNAVKFTDSGGSVSLEVEPVRRSDADVLIEFTVTDTGIGIAPEKFGTIFDNFSQADSSTTRRYGGTGLGLAISRHLVGMMGGEIGVESTPGKGSCFHFTVQFAISSEAAGELKHTPPTGDMHGRPLSILIVDDNQANRTVLTAYFRRTEHTVECVENGEKALEKIKGGGFDLVFMDMEMPVMDGYTATRLIREWEAETGLDPLPVIALTANALKEDRLRSLDAGCTVHLTKPIKKKKLLEVVAEYGRYQGSETPGDTKDESIMDAGSSAGKITVVCDADLEDLIPGYLEDRKVECQYIKNLAVNGEFGMVHTIAHGMKGSGGSYGFSMISEIGRDMEIAASNGNPDDIVKQIDALEAYLQAVEVRYGE
- a CDS encoding PaaI family thioesterase; translation: MQVNDDNHCFICGDHNPIGLHAVFTTDPEKGRAETRVRIPEHFQGWQGIVHGGILSALLDEICAQACMARGLQVVTSEMRLRYRKPVPTGTEITVIGEIVRDRRRLIDVRGIIELEGETMTEADVIMFRTAG
- a CDS encoding DUF3443 domain-containing protein; the protein is MKSNKLVTFVLLVGLIAGCGGGGGSSHSSDSTDPGVIDTSPNVVAITVPNDQSYINKPTVSVTVCNPDTGNCQVVGNVLLDTGSYGLRLFNTSQIAGLSLNQVTVGSAPIAECVPYLDGTATWGPVKWADVKLGGETASNIPIQIIDPTYSAASIPGVCNPLNVILNADPKEAGYNGILGVGLFAEDCGTGCASSDNNGNVDVPYFTCNGSNCTGIAVPVERQVQNPVAKLGTDYNNGVIVQMNYIPLGGARTASGKLILGIGTQPNNTLSGVTTYPTNHVGDFITEFKGSIYTSFIDSGSNGIFYDDPIDKVPLSSNLDWYSPLFRLDLTAVNYGDGFAPSGSVNFSIGNADKLFSTANSAFREVGGPSFGGYFDWGLPFFYDRSIAVGIYGTRSNLGIGPYWAY